The nucleotide window GTATATAAAAGCAATCTGGATCTCGATTTTGTTTTTCAGTGTAAAGAGTACCTATATTCTAATAAAAATTGCATTGGACATACTCACTTCAAAATAGTATTTGGGGAAGTCGTTTGAGCTTCTTGTGCAGCAACAGCACTCGTTAACGTTGAACAGATTAACCGTTCTATGGTTTCATCAGCATAGATAAAAGAAATACCAATATACTAGTCAAcctttttagtaaataaaatacaaactaaGGTTTTATATCTAATGTTAGATAAAATTTAATGCTCAATGCTGTTAAGGTTTCAGTGAAGTAGCTATAATTCATGACGAAAGTAAAAGCTAATCTAACTTTTATacaaaaacatttagaaatatgTATAAGGCcatgaaaatgtatatataccCTTTGACTCAATAAGCCCACTGCTGGGAacttatagaaagaaaaacaaaaacaaaaaaaggagaaaaacccaatatacataaatatgttgCAGTAATAGCAACAATTTGACAACACCCCCGAACATCCAGTGAGAGAATGGATACATAAACTATGATGTAATTACACAAAGTAGAGCTTATTAAGTTGACTAGCAGACTTTATAGCAGTGTTTAACTTAAAAAAGGCAAGTTACAATACTGAAATTTCAGAGAATGCATTTGAGAAAAGATGAAGCAGATATATAATTGTTCACAGTGGTAAAATTATAAgtgattttcttacattttatgtCATGTATGTCAAAAACACATTCATATGAGATGCATAAATCTTTGAAGTTTGAAGTGACTGCTGaatgagaacagagagaaaacccTATGATGTTGTTTTGTGATTTCCTTCATCCCTCTAAGCACAGTGTTTTGTTAACACAATGTGGACAGTGAGTATACGTGCTGTTTAAGGTAAGGTGTTCCTAGTCAACTTAAATGCCCCCGGGTGAAATTGTTTCCAAACCAAAGGTAAGACCAAGAAAGAGCAGGGGCCCTTCTGCCCTCGCTGAGCACTTATTTTTCCTCATATACTATGTATTCATCCACAGAATAGTAAAGTATATAAAATGTGCTGGATCCTAGTACAAGACAAGAATTCAATCTAAAAAGTttagataattaaaatatttctagtttTGTTATTCACAAAACTGATGACACTGGATGGaatattttcctcatttgaaaCAACTGTCAGTATCAAACAAATGGTTATGCCCAACGTAAGGAACTACTTATCACTTATCATTTCTACATCATTATTTGTTAAGTGCTCGTGGGTTTGAACACTAATTAAATCTGCTTTCGGCATTTTGTTGCAGAGTTTTGGAACCAGCTCCTTTAGAGTGCTCTAATAGCTTGATGGCCTTATCGGAGTTTTCAATATTTCTAAGTAGAGTCTCTaatcttcttttaattttcttctggtCTTCAAGAGCACATCCAATTACTATGGACTGAAACTTCTGATCCACTGGCCCGGATGGCACCTCAGACGAACACGCACTGTAGAGTGACTTTAAATGACTCTTGGCATTTCCCACATCATCCAGAAACTTACTGACCACCTCATCGATAATCCTCGTGGCATGCTTTAGGGATTCTTGCTGCTGGGGGTTTCTAATTGTTTCTACTGAAACTTCAACAGTGAGAGTTCGTCCCATCAAACGGTTTGCAGTCAgatttaattcttctctttctcctaaaCATAAAAGGTTTTGAAATATCCATCAGTATGAGATATAAACTAACCTAAGTCAAGAACACTAAAGCAATCATTTGTggataaattattattttctgttattacCTCTGCTACAAAATTTTCACAGGTAAAAGCCAGAACTGTAGCATATCAGATTAGCTGATGAAGGTGTATTAGCAACGCAACACCAAGAGCCAACTTCACGCTCAGGAGAAAACGCTACACTTCCTCCTCGTGGTTTTCGGTGCGCTGCACATTCAGAGAGGCTTCTCTAGTAACaaactatagaaatgatccctgaaagtatagtcttAAGATGAAGTGTATTTGATTATAGAGAAGAGTGGCAGAATACCTATCCCTGAAAATCTTTATAAATGGGATACCAGCTGACTGCTCGAGTCATTACATCCACTCAAGTGTGGGCAGGTGTGCATTTGGGACGGCGATCAATTCGTAACAGAGTGAGCAGTAAGCATAGGGTTTGTGCTAGGCAGAGGCTACAGAAATCAGATCTCTTCATAAAAGACACGTGTTTTTATCAGGATACGCTGTCCCCAAATTTGGCTGAGATAAACGTAGCCTTGATAGCAGAAGATAAGACAACCACAAAATTAGGCACTGACTTCACCTCCGTCATATAGATTTAAGCAGGCCACTGGTCTAAGTCTCGGCAAGCACAAGGAGGCGATGATAAAAGTAATTCTGTCAATATACGGCTACTTACATGGACCAAGTCAGCAATTTCCTGCTGGTCCTTTTCTCTAACTTACTTCCTAATTCATTGATCTTTGGCCAGGATGGTGAAGAAACAGACTAGATGATGACTGCTGTGGCTGTGTAGCAGTTTTGGTCTGGAATTAAGACTGCTCACTTCTCTCACCGGCTGCCTGGCCTACTAGCTTGTCCGGTGGAGCACCAAAGTTGCCCTATTAGGGAGTCCAGTGCCAGTGAAAGAGAGTGATTAGTCATGCTCTTCCTGTGAAAATGAGAGCACATTTTTACATTAACGGGTTTTATTGGTTCCATCATTTACCTcgttttctctgcattttctccttttcctctctttatGTTATACCTCAATCCATCTTCTTTTGCCTTCTCTCCTTTCACTCCCTCAGCTTCcccttctgtttttttggttttggtttttttcttttgaatctcTTGCACTCCAGTAACTTGTAAAGAACTGAAGACTGAAGTCAGGATTGTGAACCTGAAGTAACATGCAGGGCCTTACTACTTGGGGCTGGCTCTTCTGGAGCTTGCAGGCCTTTTCCTATCTCCGCTCCAGCCATGCCTGGGGGTAGGGAGCGAGGAGGATCTCTGGGAAGGCGGTTGTAATGAACTGACAGCTGCAGCTGTTCTCTGTGGCTCATGTTAAATGCTGAAGTGCAGAGTACACCCGTACtccaagccaaaaaaaactgaCCCACACTTATCATAAACGCCTGAAAAGGGCATCAAAGACCAGTTCTCGACTAGAAATGGCTCTCACCGTCGCTGATCTGCCTCATGTCCTGGCTGTTCTGGATACTGTGGATCATCTCCAGgaggatttccttctcttgctcaaCAGCAGTTGCTGCTTCTCTCAAAGCTTCAACCCTACAGAAATTGGGAAAACAGCTGTTACATGAAGGATGTTCTTCCTGTtaattttcttcatcttccttGAATCCAACCAGTTTAAGGATCAtgaggaacactttttttttttttttttgagacagagcctcaggctgtcaccctgggtagagtgctgtggcatcacagctcacagcaacctccaactcctgggctcaagcgagtctcctgcctccgcctcccaagtagctgggaccacaggcgcccgccacaacgcccggctattttttgattgcagccgtcattgttgtttggtgggccgggctggattcgaacctgccagctgaggtgtatgtggtttagccacttgagtcacaggcgccaagcccatgaggaacactttttaaaaattctcattgttCTATTCCTTTTTGAATCTACTTTGCCTCACTCCCATTTTCCTCCCTGCCATAAGGTAATCATCCTACTTAGGGTTTATGTATTTGTGTTTGTTCTTAcaaaatctgttttgtttatgtttcttaaatttatatCTCATTCTGGGTTTTTTCACTTACTTTATTAAGGCCCAGCTATATTACTATGTGCACATCTGATCAGATGTTTcccaaaaaaagccaaaaaaaactgACCCACACTTACCATAAACGCCTGAAAAGGGCATCAAAGACCAGTTCTCGACTGGAAATGGCTCTCACCGTCGATGAGATAAGTGATATAAGCATTTATGATAAGTGTGGGTCAggtttttttggctttttttgggAAACATCTGATCAGATGTGCACATAGGCCCAGTTTTGGTGGGCTTGGCTGCATAAGACTCCCTGTGTGCCCTCCACCtgaccttccctcctctctcccagagATGGACACGCATCTATCAGCTTCTCATTATTACAAATAACACTCGAATGAATACATGTCCACTTACAGACCTGGGTAAGAACTTCCGTAGGGATATGTGAGCACACAGGATGGATGCACCCTGAATCTGACAGAATACAACTGTTCTCCAGAATGGCTGTACCAGTCCACTCTCCACAGCAAAGGAGTCTCTGACACTCCCACATCCCTGCCAATATTTGGCatcttccaattttcttttttgagacattatcgcccttggtagagtgctgtggtgtcacagctcacagcaacctctagctcttgggcttagggattctcctgcctcagcctcccaagtacctgggactacaggcgcccaccacaatgcctggctattttcttgttgcagtttggccagggctgggtttgaacttgccaccctaggtatatggggccagggccctacctactaggccacaggtgccaccccaaatttctttttattgctcgTCCAACAGATGTACACCGATACACTGATAtgtcagttttaatttttctttttttttttaattgttgggattcagtgaatatttgcatttttcattAGTAAAAATTTTGGACAATTCTGTATTCTTGTTAAGCCTATTCACAgacttttcctatttcttttttttgtttgtttaaacaggAGTTACTATCcttttattaatttgcatattcaaaatattaattcctgggcggcgcctgtggctcagtcggtaaggcgccggccccatataccgagggtggtgggttcagacccagccccggccaaactgcaaccgaaaaatagccgggcgttgtggcgggcgcctgtagtcccagctactcaggaggctgaggcaagagaatcgcttaagcccaggagttggaggttgctgtgagctgtgtgaggccacggcactctactgaggggcataaagtgagaccctgtctctacaaaaaaaaaaaaaaaaaaaagaaagaaaatattaattcctTATTGTTACAGACACTGCAACCGTCTGTCATCCTCTCATATATGGACTTTGTCTGGGATGTCCTTCGCTGAACACAGAACCTTATTTTGATGTGATCAAATTAATCTTTGTTGCGCCTTATGGTTTATGCTTTTGAAATCTGACTTCAGGTCTTCCTCATCCTGTGTCATGAGATATTTTCCTGCATTTTTTCTGTTAACTTTATAGTTTTACCTTTCTCCTATTTACATCTCTCCCTAGAATTCATCCACATATCTATGGTTTTCTTCTTCTCCAAATAGTAAGCCATTTTCCTCAATGATTTATGTATTAAATTTGCCTCTAAAATCGCTATtacatacatttacatataaCAGTTTGTATACCAATACCTTTTTTAATAGCAATGGCCTTGTACTATGCCTTAATGAAGTAGCCCTTTATCTTCTTTAAAGATAACCTAGGCTCGGTGTCCcatagctcagcgagtagggtgctggccacatacacctaagctgggcTTGagcccaacccgggcctgctaaatgatgacgacaacaaaaaaatagccaggtgttgtggcgggcacctatagtcccagatacttgggaggatcgggcaagagaatcacttaatcccaagagttggaggttgccgtgagccgtgataccacagtactctactgatggcaacatagtgagattgtctcaaaaaatatataaaaataaaaaaaataacaataacctatagctctttttttttttttttttttttttttgtagagacagagtttcactttaatgccctcggtagagtgccgtggcatcacacagctcatagcaacctccaactcctgggcttaagcgattctcctgcctcagcctcacgagtagctgggactacaggcgcccgccacaacgcccggctattttttgttgcagtttggcaggggccgggtttgaacccgccgccctcggtatatggggccggcaccctgctcacttgagccacaggcaccgcccaacctaTAGCTCTTTATAGACCTTCATTTCTCCCATCCACCCCCATTAAACTCTAGAGTAAATTTATTggatttttccccccaaattggGAAAATTTGGTATCTTTATCCTGTTGCCATTCCTCCACAGGCAGGATGTGTCTCATTActttagaccaggcatcctcaaactgcggcccacgggccacatgaagcggtgtgaattttatttgttcccattttgttttttacttcaaaataagacatgtgcagtgtgtataggaatttgttcatagttttt belongs to Nycticebus coucang isolate mNycCou1 chromosome 9, mNycCou1.pri, whole genome shotgun sequence and includes:
- the BAG2 gene encoding BAG family molecular chaperone regulator 2 is translated as MAQAKINAKANEGRFCRSSSMADRSSRLLESLDQLELRVEALREAATAVEQEKEILLEMIHSIQNSQDMRQISDGEREELNLTANRLMGRTLTVEVSVETIRNPQQQESLKHATRIIDEVVSKFLDDVGNAKSHLKSLYSACSSEVPSGPVDQKFQSIVIGCALEDQKKIKRRLETLLRNIENSDKAIKLLEHSKGAGSKTLQQNAESRFN